A single window of Mycobacterium sp. ITM-2016-00318 DNA harbors:
- a CDS encoding TauD/TfdA family dioxygenase: protein MGLTSAQLDVIDLTPRIGSEIRTDVDTLLRGNEAQNIRATLEQRGVVFFRGLDIDDEQQVAIAKTLGAIPENEGQGGIYKISLDKNVNQRAEYLKGSMFWHFDGSLQPYPNLATLLRAVTLSNSGGETEFCNTYAAYDDLPQEDKDLIADLRVVHSAERSQYYVRPEMSYEELTFWQKSPTKTCPIVWTHQSGRKSLLLGATADYVISMPVEESRAVLARLRDWATQPQYVYRHEWQPGDLLMWDNTGTMHRVLPYAADSGRLMHRTILAGEEPLQ from the coding sequence CGTCATCGACCTCACTCCGAGGATCGGCAGCGAGATCAGAACCGACGTCGACACATTGCTCCGCGGCAACGAAGCGCAGAACATCCGCGCCACCCTGGAACAGCGCGGCGTCGTGTTCTTCCGCGGCCTCGACATCGACGACGAGCAGCAGGTCGCGATCGCCAAGACGCTCGGTGCGATTCCCGAGAATGAGGGCCAGGGCGGCATCTACAAGATCTCGCTCGACAAAAACGTCAACCAGCGGGCGGAGTACCTGAAGGGCTCGATGTTCTGGCACTTCGACGGCTCTTTGCAGCCCTACCCGAACCTGGCCACGTTGTTGCGCGCCGTCACGCTGTCGAACTCCGGCGGTGAAACGGAATTCTGCAACACATATGCGGCCTACGACGATCTGCCGCAGGAGGACAAGGACCTGATCGCAGACCTGCGGGTGGTGCACAGCGCGGAACGGTCGCAGTATTACGTCCGGCCCGAGATGAGCTACGAGGAGCTCACCTTCTGGCAGAAGTCGCCGACCAAGACCTGCCCGATCGTGTGGACCCATCAGTCCGGGCGGAAATCGCTGCTGCTCGGTGCGACGGCGGACTATGTTATTTCAATGCCGGTCGAGGAAAGCCGCGCTGTGCTTGCCCGTCTTCGCGATTGGGCTACCCAACCGCAGTACGTCTACCGCCACGAATGGCAACCGGGAGACCTTCTGATGTGGGACAACACCGGCACCATGCACCGGGTGCTCCCTTATGCCGCCGACAGCGGACGTCTCATGCATCGCACGATCCTCGCGGGCGAAGAACCGCTGCAGTGA